A genome region from Pseudomonas pergaminensis includes the following:
- a CDS encoding DUF1330 domain-containing protein, whose translation MDPGALPESMTSKRVLVVEFSSYEQAKACNIDPYYAKAKSVAFLAYKREMIIIEGNLA comes from the coding sequence TTGGATCCAGGCGCGCTGCCAGAGTCAATGACCAGCAAACGTGTATTGGTTGTTGAGTTCTCGAGTTATGAACAGGCCAAGGCCTGCAATATTGACCCTTATTACGCTAAAGCCAAGTCGGTTGCGTTTCTCGCTTATAAGCGAGAAATGATAATTATCGAAGGTAACTTGGCATAA
- a CDS encoding NAD(P)H-dependent oxidoreductase: MNILIIHAHPEPKSFNAAMTQTAVRTFEALGHNVQVSDLYAMGWNATLHPDEFGDRADANYFDPSSEQEHAQANATVCREVEREQSKVAEADLVIFQFPMWWFSMPAILKGWVDRVFSRGFAYSSGRKYETGHLKGKRAMLSLTTGTASTLYEPNGVDGDLHHILWPIHNGILAYTGFTVLPPFAAWMPARVSQLQREQYLQDYVKHLSNLDELQPLFFHPRRDYDEHQQLKPGVVARSGVQWNPRAKQTFEGAANSFAQRRIQDEKNSQTARFNQINASLENPQ; the protein is encoded by the coding sequence ATGAACATTCTGATCATCCACGCACATCCCGAGCCCAAGTCATTCAACGCCGCCATGACACAGACCGCTGTGCGCACTTTTGAAGCGCTGGGGCATAACGTCCAGGTCAGCGACTTGTATGCCATGGGTTGGAACGCCACGCTTCACCCGGACGAGTTCGGCGATCGTGCTGATGCAAACTATTTTGATCCGTCCAGTGAACAAGAGCATGCGCAGGCCAATGCGACAGTGTGCCGCGAGGTCGAGCGTGAGCAATCCAAAGTTGCCGAGGCAGACCTGGTAATTTTTCAGTTCCCCATGTGGTGGTTTTCCATGCCAGCAATACTCAAAGGATGGGTCGATCGGGTCTTCAGCCGTGGTTTCGCGTATTCGTCTGGCCGAAAGTATGAAACCGGACACCTCAAAGGCAAACGCGCGATGCTAAGCCTTACCACAGGTACGGCCAGCACACTGTATGAGCCAAACGGCGTTGATGGGGATCTGCACCATATTCTGTGGCCCATTCATAACGGGATTCTTGCCTACACCGGTTTTACTGTACTGCCACCTTTTGCCGCATGGATGCCGGCGCGAGTGAGTCAGTTGCAGCGCGAACAGTACCTTCAGGACTACGTTAAGCATCTGTCTAATCTGGACGAACTCCAACCCTTGTTCTTTCATCCCCGTCGAGATTACGACGAGCATCAACAACTCAAGCCAGGGGTCGTCGCTCGATCCGGTGTTCAGTGGAACCCACGCGCAAAACAGACCTTCGAGGGGGCGGCAAACAGTTTTGCACAGCGCCGTATTCAAGATGAAAAGAACTCACAAACTGCACGCTTCAACCAGATTAACGCCTCACTGGAGAATCCACAGTGA
- a CDS encoding LysR substrate-binding domain-containing protein, translated as MRSDTPLKAIACFDAVMQTGSAALAAQQLFVTPGAVSQQIRKLEDWLGVPLFARIVRKLQPTEYATLYWEQIKPALQQIDQANATLQRRVESQVRLSMPPAFANTWFARRMPLLTGRYPGLSLHLSASADNVDFNSHTYDLAVRYFDGQDSNLNVLLLLPDEVSVYCSPAYRDWLQAVNVEDMTRATLLITTSHANWSRWLAQVGLSFDGMTSHLRFDQSETAIDAARRSQGLVLTSPWLVEEDLNKNNLVQLFPHKLHTGKGYYLVTSKDRPLTAAARQFRDWLTAAAHCSGDEG; from the coding sequence ATGCGATCTGACACTCCGCTCAAGGCCATTGCCTGCTTTGACGCTGTTATGCAAACGGGTAGCGCAGCGCTGGCTGCTCAGCAACTGTTTGTCACACCGGGTGCCGTGAGCCAGCAGATTCGTAAACTTGAGGATTGGCTGGGCGTTCCTTTGTTCGCACGCATCGTGCGCAAATTGCAACCAACCGAATATGCGACGCTCTATTGGGAACAGATAAAGCCTGCGCTGCAGCAAATTGACCAAGCCAATGCAACGCTACAGCGTCGTGTCGAATCGCAGGTGCGTTTGAGCATGCCGCCAGCGTTCGCCAACACTTGGTTCGCAAGACGCATGCCCTTGCTGACGGGTCGATATCCTGGCCTGAGCCTTCATCTCAGCGCTTCAGCAGACAACGTGGATTTCAATTCCCACACATACGATCTGGCCGTCCGATACTTCGACGGCCAAGATAGTAATTTGAATGTTCTGTTGCTGCTGCCTGACGAAGTGAGCGTGTATTGCAGCCCCGCTTATCGGGATTGGCTCCAAGCGGTAAATGTGGAGGATATGACGCGGGCGACTCTGCTAATAACGACCTCGCACGCAAATTGGTCGCGATGGCTCGCACAGGTGGGCCTTTCCTTCGATGGCATGACAAGCCATCTACGTTTCGACCAGTCGGAAACGGCCATTGATGCGGCTAGACGAAGTCAGGGTTTGGTGCTGACCAGTCCATGGCTTGTCGAGGAAGATTTGAATAAAAACAACCTAGTCCAGCTATTTCCACACAAACTGCATACTGGAAAGGGATATTACCTGGTCACAAGTAAAGATCGGCCTCTCACTGCGGCTGCACGGCAATTCCGGGATTGGTTGACCGCCGCTGCTCATTGCAGTGGTGACGAAGGGTAA
- a CDS encoding putative bifunctional diguanylate cyclase/phosphodiesterase: protein MNTRPSFQSKTFPQSQRDILGMIATDQHLGDVLCAICQMLDTQTPETYCSILLADAEGKHLLNGAAPGLPAEYSEAIDGMAIGPQEGTCGTAAFRRELVVTEDIARDPNWERFRSLALGHDLRSCWSVPLLSHEGTVLGTFALYQKSIHAPDEVQIQQLVFAAQLAVIAIRHERDGRRLEESEQRFRSLFTYNPNPVFALDLAGNIQSVNPAGLKLKPHTAVNFIGHHFSHLVLDEDLQRVSQHFCAARAGSPQRFEAQLRDESEQLLTMDISNLPIMVNGEIVGVFGIARDISAQKNFERELSFNASHDRLTGLLNRVSLEERLVRDCHISRRRNRRLAVMCIDLDGFKSINDSIGHYFGDQVLIEVSQRMTQQVRPGDTIVRMGGDEFIVLLPDLLRDEDAVPVAERLMASIARPYCIQGIDLHVSASVGITLSDGHIEQPMQLIQQADMAMYKAKQQGRNNFQWYTSELNQRVCEHASLRNDLQKAIETQSFQLHYQPQIDARTGQVVGIEALLRWEHPEKGFISPAVFVTVAEDSGQIIPLSLWVLDTACAQLRQLGEQGITGISMAVNISPMHFQRGQFVECIQAVLNRYELSAGQLELEITESLLLHNVEQAIDTLHQLKALGVRIALDDFGTGYSSLSYLKRLPIDKIKIDRSFIRDIATDHHDAAITQGIISMAHHLSLTVVAEGVETKSQVDFLKGGRCDVFQGYYFAKPMPYADLEAFLSLRASRSLTPDLVCSEV, encoded by the coding sequence ATGAATACTCGTCCAAGCTTTCAGAGCAAGACCTTCCCCCAATCGCAACGTGACATTCTCGGCATGATCGCGACCGATCAGCATCTGGGCGATGTACTCTGCGCCATCTGCCAGATGCTCGACACACAGACTCCCGAAACCTACTGCTCTATCCTGCTGGCGGATGCAGAGGGCAAGCACTTACTCAACGGCGCGGCACCAGGTCTGCCGGCCGAGTACAGCGAGGCGATAGATGGAATGGCTATTGGTCCGCAGGAAGGGACCTGCGGCACAGCAGCGTTCCGGCGCGAGCTTGTAGTCACCGAAGACATCGCACGGGACCCGAACTGGGAACGTTTCCGCAGCCTGGCGCTGGGGCATGACCTGCGTTCCTGCTGGTCAGTCCCTTTGCTCTCCCATGAAGGAACGGTGTTGGGGACATTTGCCCTGTACCAAAAGAGTATCCATGCGCCGGACGAGGTGCAGATTCAACAGCTGGTGTTTGCCGCGCAACTGGCAGTCATTGCGATCCGTCATGAGCGTGACGGTCGGCGATTGGAGGAGAGCGAACAACGTTTTCGTTCATTGTTCACCTATAACCCCAACCCGGTGTTCGCCCTCGATCTGGCCGGCAACATCCAGAGCGTCAATCCTGCAGGCCTGAAGCTGAAACCGCACACGGCCGTCAATTTCATTGGTCATCACTTTTCCCATCTGGTTCTCGATGAGGATCTGCAACGGGTTAGTCAGCATTTTTGCGCAGCCCGTGCCGGATCGCCTCAGCGCTTCGAGGCACAGCTTCGCGACGAAAGTGAGCAACTGTTGACCATGGATATCTCCAACCTGCCCATCATGGTCAACGGAGAGATTGTGGGAGTATTCGGCATTGCCCGGGACATCAGCGCACAGAAAAATTTCGAACGCGAATTGAGCTTCAATGCCAGCCATGACCGGCTGACCGGTTTGCTTAACCGTGTTTCGCTTGAAGAGCGACTTGTTCGGGATTGCCACATCAGTCGTCGGCGTAATCGGCGTCTGGCGGTAATGTGCATTGATCTGGATGGATTCAAATCCATCAACGATTCGATCGGGCATTACTTCGGCGATCAGGTGCTGATCGAAGTGTCGCAACGCATGACCCAGCAAGTTCGTCCCGGTGACACCATCGTGCGCATGGGCGGTGACGAATTCATTGTGCTGCTGCCGGACCTGCTGCGTGACGAGGACGCAGTGCCAGTCGCCGAGCGCTTGATGGCCAGCATTGCCAGACCCTACTGCATCCAGGGCATTGACCTGCATGTGAGTGCAAGTGTCGGCATCACCCTGAGCGATGGTCACATTGAGCAGCCGATGCAACTGATCCAGCAGGCTGACATGGCCATGTACAAAGCCAAGCAGCAAGGGCGCAACAACTTTCAGTGGTACACCAGCGAGCTCAATCAACGTGTTTGCGAGCACGCGAGCCTGCGCAATGACTTGCAAAAGGCTATCGAAACTCAATCCTTCCAGCTGCATTATCAACCGCAGATAGACGCACGCACGGGGCAGGTGGTCGGGATCGAAGCCTTGCTGCGCTGGGAGCATCCGGAAAAAGGATTTATCTCACCAGCGGTGTTTGTAACAGTGGCTGAAGACAGTGGTCAGATCATCCCGCTGAGCCTTTGGGTACTCGATACGGCCTGCGCGCAGTTGCGTCAACTGGGCGAGCAGGGCATCACAGGCATCTCGATGGCCGTGAATATTTCGCCGATGCATTTCCAGCGTGGGCAGTTCGTCGAGTGTATACAGGCAGTGCTGAACAGGTACGAACTTAGCGCCGGGCAGTTGGAACTGGAGATTACCGAGTCGCTCCTGTTGCATAACGTTGAGCAGGCGATCGACACGTTGCACCAGCTCAAGGCTCTAGGTGTACGCATTGCGCTCGATGATTTCGGCACCGGTTATTCCAGCCTCAGCTACCTCAAGCGCTTACCCATCGACAAAATCAAGATTGACCGTTCTTTCATCCGGGATATCGCTACCGACCATCACGATGCCGCGATCACCCAAGGCATTATTTCCATGGCCCATCACCTCAGCCTGACGGTGGTCGCCGAAGGTGTGGAAACCAAGTCTCAAGTGGATTTTCTCAAGGGCGGTCGCTGCGATGTTTTTCAGGGGTATTACTTTGCTAAACCGATGCCCTATGCTGACCTCGAAGCCTTCCTAAGCCTTCGCGCGTCCCGGTCCCTGACGCCCGATCTTGTCTGTTCCGAAGTTTGA
- a CDS encoding redoxin domain-containing protein has protein sequence MNTSELDDAQKTNGDLVQGPLPAGTVAPDFTLHATPDQQLSLRELKGNPVILAFYPADWTSVCGDQLTLYNQLLPTFREYGAVLLGISVDSAWCHQAFAKDRNFHFCLLADFEPKGAVARQYGAYESQLGVCKRALFVIDKEGVVAWSYVSPMAINPGADGILDALDALVNSPQSTPTKN, from the coding sequence ATGAATACTTCAGAGTTAGATGATGCACAAAAAACCAATGGCGACCTGGTTCAGGGTCCGCTGCCGGCCGGCACTGTCGCGCCCGACTTCACTCTTCACGCAACCCCTGATCAACAGTTGTCGCTGCGTGAGCTAAAGGGAAATCCCGTGATACTGGCGTTTTATCCCGCTGACTGGACTTCGGTGTGTGGTGACCAACTGACCTTGTACAACCAGTTGTTACCCACCTTCAGAGAATATGGTGCGGTGCTATTGGGTATCTCGGTTGACAGCGCCTGGTGTCATCAGGCCTTTGCCAAAGATCGAAATTTCCACTTCTGCCTGCTGGCCGATTTCGAGCCCAAAGGGGCGGTGGCACGACAGTATGGAGCGTACGAGTCCCAGCTCGGAGTTTGTAAGAGGGCACTGTTCGTGATTGACAAGGAGGGGGTGGTCGCCTGGAGCTACGTCTCACCAATGGCAATCAACCCTGGGGCGGACGGCATTCTGGATGCGCTGGATGCTCTGGTGAATTCGCCACAAAGCACGCCAACCAAAAATTAA